The genomic interval AGAACTAGTTTCTAAACACTTCCCCGGTTTTCTTGTATATATCTTTGTATTTGAAAACATAAATCACATCATTATCCCTGAACTAATTTCTTGctttcaatttttcatgtACTTGATATTCAGGAGGACAGCCGCTTGAAATCAATTCCGGTGGTAATAATGTCTTCTGAATTTAATCCACAGAGAATCAGCGGGTATTAGTTTCATTGCAATCTGTTGCTCATCACATGCTTGTATTAGTCATTGTTGATTCATTGAGATATGCATCTTAACTATTGCTTAGTTTTTTATGGAGTTGATGGTTGCTCATATTAAATGTTGAGTCATGGCTGGTGATCATTGATCACTGTTAGTAATTGAACAATGATATGACCAACTTACCAACAGAGAAAATATACGAAAGGAGACTGTTGCAAATAGGTATCACAATATATTTAGTTGTGGCTTTCACTTGTCATAGCTTTAGAGCTTAGGGTGAGTATAAAAATGTTTAAATGTATGTAATATATCCTTGACTGTTGAAGTTGTGCCTTTAGACTTCCAATATATGATAATTGAGAGGCTGAAACATGATACCTTCAAAAGGTCTGATCAACGATTGAGAATTTTACAAATAAGTCTTTCATTGTAGCTGACCACCTTAGTTGAAGAGTTCTGTATTGTAAGTTTTAACTAACAATCTAACACTGATCTTCACTACTAACAGAATATGATTAATAATATCCGTCCCATGGTGTTGATGTAAAATAGTGAATAACTTTAAACTACACTATAAACGACATAGTATGATAGTGCCCCTTTTATTGGTCCAACTACAATGGTGTTGCTGTGTGTGCTAACACTTGCTGGATTTAATGTTTTGgactttttaggtgtctcacaGATGGTGCTGAAGAGTTCTTGCAGAAACCTCTGAAAGTAAAGGACTTGGAAAATTTAAAGAGTTATGCAAAGCCAGCAGTTCCAGTACCCAAAATAGGAACAAAGCGAAAAGCTGTAGTTGATTTGATGCCAGAAAGTAATGAAGCAGTACGGCGGCCTCGCTATGCTGGAGTTTCTGTCGCATAATTGAATGTCAGTATTCCCGCAACAGGAGATCTCCAAATGGTTCCCACGAGTAACTTCCAGGGTGGTCTGTTAATAGGTTGAGGTTTTTAGCTAGATgatctcttcttcctttttgttGGTGTTTGGTGATGCGAGTTTTGCTATATAAATGTGCTACAATTGCTTGTAATATAGAGTTATAGACCCTTCCATTTAACAAATTATTCCACTTGCTTGTTCCTATCCGACTTTGTTCTTGATACCCACATTGAATGAAGTACTTTTCTAAAGCTAGTAGCCGGGTTTCAGCACGGTCCTGACTCTTCTGTGATGCAGGGGCACCTTACTCAAAACCCAGTAATGCATGTATATTCCTAGCAGGCAGAGCTTAATAGGCAACTGGTTTACTCCAAAACAGCGCCATATGCACTATGTTTTGTAGCTGCTATTTGGTTAAAAGAGGCTGAAAATGTGCGCATGTTGCATGTATCCAAATCTGAAATTTCCTTGATCCAGAAACCGACATGATTCCATAGAATAAAGACGTCGGACAGTAGTTTATGGTGCATTAGGCTGTCATCTGATCTGAGACATGTTGACAGCATGATCCAAAAAAAGGCTTCTACTgttttcaattccttttgaTCACCAAGAATTCCTTTGATTTTGCCAGTTCGTAGATGGAAATGACGCATGTTTGGAAGGATTGAATTCTTCGGAATTGTTTGATGGACATGCGGTATAACAGGCCAACTGGGGAATATATGAAGATGTGCGAGGCGCCTAGTCTATAGATAGACAAGTccattttcattcaaaacCTTACTTTCACAATAAGCTAtaataaacaaatataaatctaAACGCTTTTGaagttgtaaaaaaaaaaaaaactatttagGCCATTTTTTCAGCTGCGGACATCCCCATTCCGGCGATGGCAGGCCGCAACGGCGCGGCTAaccagcacagccgcactaTTCACCTTCTGGTGGCTTTGCCGGCCAGAGCTCCATTGGCGACCCACGGCAGCCGAaatctgcaaaaatcaagtttatGGGCAGATTCCAGTGATTTCGCAATTCCGAGCGTcgtgggtcgccgatggagctccggccggcacagacgggaCCGTCGAGAGATGGGGAGTGCAGATATCATTGTCTGCCCCGCCGTTGTTGCCTATCGTCGCCGAAATTAGcaaatccgtaccttacgtaagATACAAACGTCTGCACCTAAAAATTCTCTTATATTAAGTCGATGGCATGGAAAATCATAAGAGATCTCTATAGAGAAATACAACAATTGGAATTCCAAAAGTGACCAGCCCCAAGGCTTGGATTCCAAAAGGGATGTTTATCAGATATGAAATTGACCAATGGACTCAGTGTTATGGTAATCGGCCACAACATGACCACACTGAACGGAAGGCATCATATGCAAACCCAATCCTTCAAGTATTCTCCCTTTCCATTTCACCAATGGGTGGATCTCCTTGTTCATAATGATATACATATATCTCAAACAGCCTTAAATTTTCATCTCCAAGTAACTCGTGCAGTAGTTcagtttaagtaccatatttaCATCTCATGTTGAGAACCATTTCTCTAACAGAAGAAAGTTTCATGATCAACTAATGTATGCAACATCCTCCATGGACCCTAAACTCGAAATCTTAAACTCCATAAAAAATTTAGAAGACTAGGTACGAGATTAAATTTTTATCTTGAAACGTACGTATTCCAAAAGCCAAATGTTATCACAGCAAAAACATAACATATTCCCCTCAATAAAGCTAAAAAATAGAAGCAAATAGGTGAAAATTAAAGAAACCCAATTTCTTAAGTTATAACTTGGGATCATCCCAGTTGAGCAAGTACTGATCGACACTTAATTTGCAGTAGCATCTGTTGATAGCTCGCAGGCTTCCACGGGTGGCATCGGGTATCGgcacaagggacaaaggtgaTTGATCTCCAGCCACAGGACAATGCAATTGATATGAAAATGGTGTTTGTAGGGCAAACAAGCGATCAGATCTTCAACAGATtctgcaaaattctcaagacAGACGGCACAAGTTGGAGTCTCTAATTactgtttcttccaaactatGAAatcctaatttcttcaaaccaTGAAT from Argentina anserina chromosome 2, drPotAnse1.1, whole genome shotgun sequence carries:
- the LOC126783170 gene encoding two-component response regulator ORR3-like, encoding MGEQPVHVLVVDDSLIDRTIVSKLLRASAFKVTTVGSGKKALELLGMEEEKSVKDHDVNIVLTDYCMPEMNGHDLLVAIKEDSRLKSIPVVIMSSEFNPQRISGCLTDGAEEFLQKPLKVKDLENLKSYAKPAVPVPKIGTKRKAVVDLMPESNEAVRRPRYAGVSVA